GAACACTTTCGAGTTGTTTGATGGTGGCGCGCTTCATCCTCTATTATTAGATTTTTTTTGATGCTATCTCAACGCAATTCACTTTTCTTTGGGCCCACGCGGGCTGACTTCAGGCCATAAGACTCAACATAACAAGCGCAGGGTGGGACATGCTCAAAGTCGCGCAGAGCCATCATCTCGAAGACGTCTTGCAGGACTTGACCGCGCAGGATGCCTCGTTTGCGCCCGTCGCCGCGCTTGTCCACGAGATCGCCCGCGCCGCCTTCGAAATGGCGGATCTGATTTCGCTCGGCCTGCTTGGCGGTGACGGTGCCGCTGCCGTCGGCGACGTCAACGCTGGCGGCGATGTGCAGAAGCATCTCGACGTGTTCGGCAATGACCTCTTTGTCAACGCGCTCCGCCGCGCGCCTGTCGCCGCTGTCCTGTCGGAAGAGTTGGACGAGCCGCTGGTTCTCGACCCGCAGGCGACGCTTGCCGTCGCGATGGATCCGGTTGATGGATCGTCCAACATCAATGCCAATGTTTCGATCGGGACGATCTTCTCGATACTGCCCGTCGTGCCGGGCGCCAGCGACCCCAGAGCGCATTTTCTGCAGCCGGGCCGTAACCAATTGGCCGGGGGGTTCGTCATCTACGGGCCGCAAACGGGACTCGTTCTCGGGGCAGCGGGAACGACGCAGATTTTCATTCTCGACCGGCGCATTGGCGCCTTTGTGCGGACGCATGACGGCATCAATATTCCGCGCAAGTCGAAGGAATATGCGATCAACGCTTCGAACTACCGGCACTGGGCCCCATCGGTACGC
This Methylovirgula sp. DNA region includes the following protein-coding sequences:
- a CDS encoding class 1 fructose-bisphosphatase → MLKVAQSHHLEDVLQDLTAQDASFAPVAALVHEIARAAFEMADLISLGLLGGDGAAAVGDVNAGGDVQKHLDVFGNDLFVNALRRAPVAAVLSEELDEPLVLDPQATLAVAMDPVDGSSNINANVSIGTIFSILPVVPGASDPRAHFLQPGRNQLAGGFVIYGPQTGLVLGAAGTTQIFILDRRIGAFVRTHDGINIPRKSKEYAINASNYRHWAPSVRTFVDDCIKGTEGPLGQEQNMRWIASLVAEAYRILARGGVFLYPGDMRQGYSAGRLRLIYEANPISLIIENAGGTATDCARRILDIQPTDIHARTPFVFGSDEVVRLITRYHTDPQFSAEHSPLFGRRGLMRF